Within Montipora foliosa isolate CH-2021 chromosome 3, ASM3666993v2, whole genome shotgun sequence, the genomic segment CTAGTTCATAGCTTAGAGCCTCTAGACTTTACCCACGCATCTCTTGTCtcgcccccttccccccttctGGGTCTTAAACCGCCCAATGGCTTGAAAACAGGGTGCGCCTGTTTTCAAGCGGAAATCTAAGCAGCCACTGCTCAGCGTCATTTTTAATCACTAGCCATCGGACTTAgtttgtttttagtttttattctgAGCTTATTTATCGTCTCAATCAACACCCATTTAGCTGCCTATTATGGATTTATGTTTTATAGTCTTTTTTAACATGTATTTTACCTTTAGCTTTGTTTTACGATAATTATCTATCATATGTATTTACATAATTTTTCCATTGTTTGTTACATGTAAAAGTCCAGACTAGTTTTACGaatttttattccaagtattCATTATCTTGTACAGTGTTGCTGAAGAATCCCGAACAGGCGAGACGTACGATAAAGGGACTTTCAATTACACGAGAAAAGTTCGCTCCATCTTCTGTTCGATATATTCATGCAAGTTACAATTTTTTAGGAAGGAGCGTTGCGTATCCGGCTGGATCCTTTTCTCAAGTGTCATCATCGTTGGCTATCCAACAGCgttcacacacacacacacacatatacACACCGTCATATAGCAGATGGAAAGTTTTTCTTATTGACATCATGGGCTACGCTTTTCGTCCCGTGATGTTGTTTTCCTGTACGTCAGTCTTGGAAACAAGCCCACAAGCGCAGGAAACAGGTACTCTGCAATCTTTGTTAGTTCCGTATTTGGCTTTCGCCAAAGCGTCCttggtttaaattttaaagtgaaactaTGGATCATACTATTGTCTTAATTTCTGTGCACTCAACTAATTCTAGACTTGTTATTGTTCTTGctttatttaataaaataaaaaagcttTAGTTTAGCTTATGATCGATCCTCGATCCACGATCCTTGATTCTCGATCCTCGATCCCCGATCCTAATTTTCCAGAAAACCTGCCGGATATGCGCGGAGTCTGATAATTCGTGGATGACCAGCTTTGATATTTCCTTCACTTGCACATGAACTATAGCATAGCATTCCTTTCATCTTTTCCCTGAATCTTTGGTTTATCAGACCGTAGGCAAACGGGTTGACAGCCGAATTGAAAGCAATCGTGGTGTTAACTATGGCAATTGCAACATCGCTGATTGTGCTGAGGCCAAACTCCGTCAAAACGAAAAGTACGCTGCCTGAAATAATGCAAACTTCAAAGAGAGTAGTAACAGTCAAAACCATCAAGGTCACTCGTTTCCGTACTTTCAACACACCCTGTGTAAGAAAAAGGATGATACGATCAGATGCTGAATAAAGGATGGGGCTGACCTTTTGTGCCTCATTTGAAATTAGTGGCAAAGAGAATATAAAGAAAATACTTCAACGTAGGGGCATTGGGTCACCTTCCAGCCAGGGATGAATTCATTCCCACGGGCAACGAAAATATGACTCAACTTATTCTCTTTATCTGGGATGAAGTTTTATTGCAGAACGATTAATGAtagcaaaaaaattgttttgctggCTTTCTGCCGCGCGATCAGCATGATcaatataaaacaaaagaaaacgtttgggTGAGAATAGATCTTAATTCAAGTGAAAGATCTTGGACACCTCCTGACAACTGTGACACGACACAATAGCAGCACTTGGCAGTGTTTAGGTCGAAGAACAGATGGAACGTTCGGTTTTAGCTGTTGTGATAACTACCTGTATTAAATCATCAAGCTcagaaacattgttttggtgaTTGTTGCGATGACGGGTGTTACATCGTGTAATTGAAAGGACATGTCCAAGGTGGAATGCTGAGAAGCAACAACATGGCCCTTTGTTTCGGGGAACAAGCATTACCCCCGAGATGTTTTTCGAAAGTCGAGAATACGCATGGCATGTCATAACCTTGACGCTTAACTGTTAAATCAGTAAGTTTCAGATTGTATGGGTCATGAAAGGGAACAGCGCGAGACGTTTTTGAgcctaataacaaagagggcaaaattactgaatgctgattggtcaatacagagggtattttttcttaattttgcttgagaagagggcaaaattactcgctcacgattggtcgagcgccaaaaattctcgctcctgattggctgaacgtatgtcttccacattcagttggtttcttctgtttgagcaaaacaacttcgtcttcatcgaagtttgtcttttaattcgcgctgcattcgccgaaaaggcataaagattaagaactagctttaaaagatgatctggaatttgaatttttgagtGACAAGAAGaggggcaaaagatttttttcatgaaaagcttaaaacttggatcgacttacatggcgcccggcgtagcgggattgtgtggttgaaaaacaaaatgattcctttcgtcaagggctttcagtttaccacgacatcttgcagctgaacaaaaaaggtcacagaacaatttgccattgacgggaggaacaagtagctcaaatttggtggatttctttggacaaaccgtttgctatgtttacggatgcgtatctgcaagtggtaaaaacctctacagcacaggtgaataaaataaattgaagcttaacatttggtttaatcgttgttacagttgttcacgaatgaaactcgtattttcctctcgagtggatgtaaataacaatcatctatactcgttttggacgcaaagaacaagttgacttgcttgtctgtttgttagttgttttgcttccgagcgaacgagtgttttaactccgcttagctgtctgtttttcgaggtgtctcaacagtgttaagaaaattttgccctctttgttattaacaagtgttttcagaagttgctgaaattgccctcgtcgctgcgcgactcgggcaatttcagcaacttctgaaaacacgcgtgatattaatccttaattttactcggccccatgcgattacttaTACAAAGTGAACATTTCTATGAAAGGAAAGTGGTCTCAGCTCCCAGATCGTCTCTAACAGAGAGAAGACACTCAGCAATATTGACCAAGACAAGTTAGAACCgaaaacagttcacttccgAAGAGTAaaaatctggtatcaggtttgtcctcATCGGCGTCAGATAAGTGACTATTTTCAAACCGATtgtgcaggaaaaaaaaaaccaatagaCCAAAtgctgtacccaattcaaatctcccggagTTAAGATTCTTTGCGTATTGTATTTGTTTAATAAATGATATTGAAATACTTGGGGATAaactttttattcccaaagggtttaaaTTGGGTAAAACATTGAGGTAGCCGATTtggtttattatttatttttccacAAAACGTGGTTTAAAAACAGACACTCTTCTGACGCTGCTGGGGGCTAGGCCAATTTGGCTAATTCTTACTATTGGTGACAGACTCTTGGCTTCCTATAATTATAATGTGGGCCTTGACAATAATGCATAAATGTCGAGAAGTGCCGAGGCTTTTTTGTCTTCACGAGGGGGTCCATTTGAAAAGTCTTACAATATTTTCATTCATACCTGCCGCTGAAATGATCTCTCCTCTTGATCGTCACGTTTGAACCACAATGTGTACACAACGATGGAGTAATAGCCAATCAACAACAGGGATGAAATGCCAACAAACGTAGAGTAAATGAGCCGATAACTGGccttttgcaattttttatcATCCCAGAAGTAATCACAAGACCTTACAGCGATCTCCCTTCCAAAGCTCTGTATTACGAATCCCCGGAAACTTAACAGAGCTGCAAGGATCCAAGTACTTGGGATAATTACCTATAGGATGGGATGCATGGAACTCTGAACAGTTCATAAGGAAATGTAAGGACAACGAGTTACAAGAATAAGAAATTAAACTACTGATTAGTCTTCGAAAGGGAAAGGTTGGAAAGGTATCCAAAGTATTTTCCAAACttctttgaaaacaaatgaatgaaggggtagtttataaagaaactgtggtgctgcgtcggtggggaagtagtatacaaaaatgtggttttatcaacggagttgatagtgtaaattggccaccgtacagagattctaaaggctgacgtttcgagcgttagcccttcgtcagagcgaatcgaagggctaacgctcgaaacgtcagcttttagaatctctgtacggtggccaatttacattatcaactccgttgataaaaccaaattctttgATAACAGGTTAGTATTCACTAATTAATGTCAGCTTTCCAGGCCTTAGAAATGCACTGACAGCAGAAGTTTGAAGTTAAAATTTCATTTCGTTTGATGAGGGACCCAGCGGATTAATTTGCCTAAATAAGCCAACGTTTTTAAGGTATTTCTCCTGTTTCATTCAAATTTGATTATACTTCCCATGTCAAGTCTCCCAAAGGCCTTTTGAAAGCAagattcgaaaaaaaaaagaagaaaatcaattGTTAAATACTTAATAGGTTTTTGAGAAGCAACAGTCCTTTTTGTTGCTCGTTCTTGAGTATAGACTGTTTTCATTTGCGTGATCAGTctcttttttaacaaaaatcGGAAGAAATTGTTTGCATTAgaattgaattaaatttctGCAAGTAATCTTAAGACACTAGTATGGGTGGCAAGAAAATTACAATGACATTGGGAAAAAAGAATCTTCCTACGCAAATGATCACTAATCAGTTTTGCACGTATATACTGTGTACGCTCTGCAGGATAATCAGCGCACCTTCAATTGTCGCCAAGTGAGTTTTCGCTGAATTGAAAGTGGATGAACTACAGCCCAGTAGCGTTCCCTTGCAATGGCAATCAGAGTTAATACGGAACAATTAGATCCGAACCACGCCAACCTTAGCAACACCAGGCAAATTGCATTCCCAGGCATTGCATCAGGATTATTATCAGAGTGACCGTAGACGGAATATGCAAAGAGGAAGGTAGGATAAACGATGTCCGCCACGGCGAGGTTCAAAAGAAGATAGTTGAAAGGAGTCctacgacatgaaaaataaagtttaattccgTAAAGGTTTGATTTAACTGGATATTTGCACTCACAGACGTCAACCCTTAAACTCTACACCCTCCCTACCCCACTTTGCCACACTCCTCGGTATTTCATTGCTTGCCTTTTTAACCGACAGCTGAGATTTATAGTCGGTCTCACTGAGAACCGccaaaaaatcttttgcccttgataatagtttgaaatttatttttgataACCTTTTCTAACCTTTTCGGTTAAAATATATTATAACGTAGAATATTTTCCGTTCAGCGGTCAGGTGTGTTAGCACTGAACCGTCATGGTGAGTTTTTTAATAAGTCTGTCAAAATCAGTAACAATTGGACTCCAACATATCTGTTACAATGAAGGCCACGCGTCTGAGGACCGTCGTCATAGGGAAACGAAATGTCTGCTTGTGGTAGTACGAAGAGTAATAAAAACGTCATTTGATAGTAACCATTTGAATCTTATCTTTGGGCCGACTAGCGGCCGAATGAACTTAAAGGTTGTAAACAATCATGAGATGAACGGCATCAGTAAAGCGTTGTGTTTTACAAACTACTCGTAAAAAGATCTCTATGCAAATTGTCCCCAACATCTTACGGCATTTTACTTAAAGGACGAGCAGTAAAATAAAATCACTTTGAACTGAAGAACATTAGTTTTGATGCAAATAAATTCCCCATGCTGGGTTAGAGTTAcatttgagtttttttttttttttttttaatttggaaaaaatcCTGGAATAAGCACCGCACTGGgaccgcggcgcttattcgggGTGGCGCTTACTTTTTGTGTACCAAATGCGGCAGTATTTGAGGGCGGCGTTTGTTCGGGgtcggcgcttattcgagtaaatacgtttttgaagacgcactaaactggatagttcgtTTTCTGCGGGTGTTCCGATAAGACCCTGTGATTGAGGTTGGGACCCTTTCCCCAGTAGTTTACGATCAGTAATCCTTAGAGACTCGGATTAAGATGAGTTGGCACTTCATCACGTAACGACAAGTTCTTTGACGCAAATAACTTTCTTGGAAGACTCATCAATTTCTCAGGGACCGTTGGCGATAAGCGACTTACACAAGTGGTTGAATACCAGACTGACTCCAAAGACGACTTGAGGACCACGACATGGCACCTACATTTCCATGTTTCTGAGGTCCAGTACGAGGTCGTTTTCGACAGTATTTGTTAAGGTACATTTGTTGAGGTCATGAGAGATACTAACTGTGATGTCATCAATGAGCAAATTGAAAATTAGGCATTAATTTTAGCAgttctttttaataaattgaGGAGCCTGGGATGATGGTGAAGAAATAGTAGGAAATAAGGATTTTGCATTTaatatatttaaattaatttatttatgggTCAAAGAGGAATGATTTCAGGTgttcagttaattattaacagcCAGTTAACTGACAGCTGCCAAATGGCCCAAAATGTAAATGACAAATGACAAATGGAGTAGATTTGCAGCCCCCAATCAAAAACCTCTTTGAATGGTGTTGATGCCAACTGTGTACCTCATATCACGACGCGTTACGACGGCACATACGAGTAAGTTTCCAGCGATGCTTGTAATGGCAATCAAACACCtgactgttgctatggtgataTCAATCGAGTCAAACATGATTACTGAGTATTTTGACCCAATCTGTGAGTTATCCAGTCacctaaaaaaggaaaaagaatatTTGCTGTACTggtatttaattgtttttttcattttatttaaatatatGTACCTTGCATATacaacataaaaacaaaataattaattaataattgaattagtgaataaatgaatgaatgaaaaatgaACGAACTAACTAacgaataaataaaatgaatgaattcATGAACAAATCATAAACGAATAAATTAGTTGATGGTTAAATGACGGAACGATAAATGAATGAAGCCTCTTTAACATATTGTGTTTTTACTGGAGTGGCTTCACCGACAGATCAAATGAGTGGAGCTGGGAGTGGGACTGGTATTGAAACATTATGGGATGGGGGAATACAGTAATAACGGCCGTGTCTTTAGTGATGGATTTCAAATAGTAGTTAATTTATTCAGTAGAGAATTAACACCAGCTGAAACGTCTTTATTATCTAAGGGTCTATCTTTTTGCCCTGCATCTAAAGAAATTGATACTTTTTTCCTTAGAAAGGACGTTTCCGATTTTGTTAGACGTTTACGTTGAAAGGAGTATTTCTTTAACGATTAGGATGTTTGTGGCTATTTTTCGAGTTATCCTGTTTTGTGAAAACAGTCAACATGGTGTCCAGAAAGAACTAGACTCTCTGTGAGCGTAAACTGAGTTGTCTGTGGTACgtattacacaaaaacagaagacactgagttgggtggtattgaactgcagcgttccagttaattttttcaagtaggGGCGCATGTaaaccatttgaggggtcaccctgacgtcgtgccagcagtggctctttggctcacacgttcacacgttgaattattttgtaacttcCTGTCCCgtgaagtctttttttttttcgcttaaacACGCATGGTAACTTGATAaaaggcggccgctaaaattgatgtcacttttgattttgcaatttttttgtgcagccgaaagtacaatagaaaaattgaaagtaGCAAAatctcccaattttttttttcgctgatggtaactttttatattcgcggcatgaaatttatgttgttttcatgtcgcaattTTTTATTCTCAATCAACACTTCTTCAAAACTTCGTTCTGCGCTtcctgaaaactgtgtatcaatattcatttaactttgcatcaatattgcataaagcaggctagcaaaatctgtactttgcttAGTTCgaattttgagcgttaaaatagtattttagtTCTGACAGCAAGTCTATTTTGAGGTCTCCCGGCCAGACATTACCCTCGCTGGACAGAGGACTTTTGTCGAGAAAAGCTGCCAGACGGGCAGAGAAAACGCTTAAACTTACTCTGAAAACGAAGTTGAAGCAAACTTCATGTCTGTCTGGAAGCCAATATTTCTCGATTCCTCTtctattttcttcaatatttctcAATAGACTAtattcaatatattaaaattcagcttggcagcgaggcctagaggacaaaaacaaaggaaactgaatgaacatgttcattgaccgaatgcaaaaatggccgtcaacaaattattcttttgtttttgtgttaattagcttaactagcctcgttaacacgtgtaaaattgaaagaatttgggctgtaaaacgaggctagttaggctaattaacacgaaGACAAAAGCTAGCAAAAGTTAAGCTagatttttctattgttttggcaccaacatggctgtcttatcacgtgagtgcaatcaagaATCTTGGTTTGGTATTTTACCAGTAACTACacgtcttctcagggggctatttactttcatagcactataatgatttacgataccaaaacaatattgtgtcctattagagctacatattaccaaaagacaacttgaatctcctgtaGAACAAAACGCTCCTTAGTTGACAGTTATGAAATAAAGCACTGCGTCAAGCTACT encodes:
- the LOC137994898 gene encoding tachykinin-like peptides receptor 86C — its product is MFDSIDITIATVRCLIAITSIAGNLLVCAVVTRRDMRTPFNYLLLNLAVADIVYPTFLFAYSVYGHSDNNPDAMPGNAICLVLLRLAWFGSNCSVLTLIAIARERYWAVVHPLSIQRKLTWRQLKVIIPSTWILAALLSFRGFVIQSFGREIAVRSCDYFWDDKKLQKASYRLIYSTFVGISSLLLIGYYSIVVYTLWFKRDDQEERSFQRQGVLKVRKRVTLMVLTVTTLFEVCIISGSVLFVLTEFGLSTISDVAIAIVNTTIAFNSAVNPFAYGLINQRFREKMKGMLCYSSCASEGNIKAGHPRIIRLRAYPAGFLEN